Proteins encoded within one genomic window of Komagataella phaffii GS115 chromosome 3, complete sequence:
- a CDS encoding tRNA(m(1)G37)methyltransferase: MFKRTFSKAKISETVMSINKPISSNLDPPINRNMRVLDRSFFSKTFPVVGVYFPDPKKIGLFLSKCRQDALRVPNVPFIVKFNEAKDSQEEKLVLLNESIQSLSQINSSLAPSTLEFIEANKGVLKEHLLTLDYDFWKSEEILKAILPDNLEEEIPSGFTRTGHIAHVNLKEEYKPYSEIIGQVIMDKNPSITTVVDKVDSIETTFRTFKMKVIAGEPNFMVEQRESDCLFTFDFSKVYWNSRLHTEHKRLVDLFKPHTAICDVMAGVGPFAVPSGKKECFVFANDLNPESFKYLDINVSRNKVNKFVKVFNTDGRDFITQAQNDLFNYSNTHKFLTLNSRKKQRVSKDTTPQIKVPIPNFFSHYIMNLPDSAIEFVDAYVGLFTKAFPQLSIDEVKSLPNYLLPTINVHHFEKFSPNEEPTEEELHRRIHEKIKRLLSFNISFEELHFHMVRKVSPTKPMFCISFQLPEEVAFSKSN, translated from the coding sequence ATGTTTAAGAGGACCTTCTCTAAGGCCAAAATATCAGAGACGGTTATGAGTATTAATAAGCCTATTAGCAGCAATTTGGACCCTCCGATAAATCGGAATATGAGGGTTCTAGATCGatcattcttttccaaaacgtTCCCAGTTGTTGGAGTTTATTTTCCAGACCCTAAGAAGATTGGGTTATTCTTGAGCAAATGTCGCCAGGACGCTTTGAGAGTCCCTAATGTTCCGTTTATTGTGAAATTTAATGAAGCTAAAGACAGCCAAGAGGAGAAATTAGTTCTCTTGAACGAATCTATACAATCCTTATCTCAAATCAACTCCAGTCTAGCACCTTCGACTCTTGAATTTATTGAAGCCAACAAAGGTGTCCTAAAAGAACACCTATTAACCTTGGATTACGATTTCTGGAAATCTGAAGAGATCCTGAAGGCTATATTACCAGATAATTTGGAAGAGGAGATACCAAGTGGATTTACTAGAACAGGGCATATTGCACATGTCAACCTGAAAGAAGAGTATAAACCTTACTCTGAAATTATTGGACAAGTTATAATGGATAAAAACCCCTCAATTACTACTGTTGTGGATAAAGTGGACTCGATTGAAACGACATTTCGTAcattcaaaatgaaagtCATCGCTGGAGAACCCAATTTCATGGTTGAACAACGGGAAAGTGATTGCCTGTTTACCTTTGATTTCAGTAAAGTGTATTGGAATTCAAGGCTTCACACGGAGCATAAGCGGTTAGTTGACCTATTCAAGCCTCATACAGCTATTTGTGATGTCATGGCGGGCGTGGGACCGTTTGCTGTCCCTAGTGGTAAGAAGGAatgttttgtttttgcCAATGACTTGAATCCTGAGAGCTTTAAATATCTGGATATCAAcgtttcaagaaacaaagtaaacaaatttgtcaaagtGTTCAATACTGATGGTCGGGATTTCATAACCCAAGCTCAAAATGACCTTTTCAACTACTCCAATACACATAAATTTCTGACCTTGAATTCTAGAAAAAAGCAAAGGGTCAGTAAGGATACCACTCCTCAAATAAAAGTGCCCATACCAAACTTTTTCAGCCATTACATCATGAACTTGCCAGATTCTGCCATAGAGTTTGTAGATGCCTATGTCGGTTTGTTTACGAAAGCCTTCCCGCAGCTATCAATAGATGAAGTTAAAAGCTTACCCAATTACTTATTACCAACCATCAACGttcatcattttgaaaaattttctcccaatgaagagccaacagaagaagagcttcACCGTAGAATTcatgaaaagatcaaaagGCTGCTATCGTTCAACATTTCGTTCGAAGAATTGCATTTTCATATGGTTAGAAAAGTTTCCCCTACTAAACCCATGTTTTGTATATCCTTTCAGTTACCGGAAGAAGTAGCATTTAGTAAATCTAACTGA
- a CDS encoding Putative serine type carboxypeptidase with a role in phytochelatin synthesis produces the protein MKSVIWSLLSLLALSQALTIPLLEELQQQTFFSKKTVPQQVAELVGTHYSKDEIISLWKDIELDVPREKIQEAFDKFVKQSTATSPVRNEFPLSQQDWVTVTNTKFDNYQLRVKKSHPEKLNIDKVKQSSGYLDIIDQDKHLFYWFFESRNDPSTDPIILWLNGGPGCSSITGLLFEKIGPSYITKEIKPEHNPYSWNNNASVIFLEQPVGVGFSYSSKKVGDTATAAKDTYVFLELFFQKFPQFLTSNLHIAGESYAGHYLPKIASEIVSHADKTFDLSGVMIGNGLTDPLIQYKYYQPMACGKGGYKQVISDEECDELDRVYPRCERLTRACYEFQNSVTCVPATLYCDQKLLKPYTDTGLNVYDIRTMCDEGTDLCYKELEYVEKYMNQPEVQEAVGSEVSSYKGCDDDVFLRFLYSGDGSKPFHQYITDVLNASIPVLIYAGDKDYICNWLGNQAWVNELEWNLSEEFQATPIRPWFTLDNNDYAGNVQTYGNFSFLRVFDAGHMVPYNQPVNALDMVVRWTHGDFSFGY, from the coding sequence ATGAAATCGGTTATTTGGAGCCTTCTATCTTTGCTAGCATTGTCGCAGGCATTGACTATTCCATTGCTGGAAGAGCTTCAACAGCAAACATTTTTTAGCAAGAAAACCGTTCCTCAACAAGTTGCTGAATTGGTGGGCACCCATTACTCTAAGGATGAGATAATCAGTCTATGGAAGGACATTGAGCTGGATGTACCCAGGGAAAAGATCCAAGAGGCCTTCGATAAGTTCGTAAAACAATCAACTGCCACTTCCCCCGTTAGAAATGAATTTCCCTTGTCTCAGCAAGATTGGGTGACAGTGACCAACACCAAGTTTGATAATTATCAATTGAGGGTTAAAAAATCCCACCCTGAAAAGCTAAACATTGATAAGGTAAAGCAATCTTCGGGATACCTGGATATCATTGATCAAGATAAGCATCTTTTCTATTGGTTTTTTGAATCCCGAAATGATCCGTCCACAGACCCAATCATCCTATGGTTGAATGGTGGACCCGGCTGCTCTTCTATTACAGGGTTGCTATTCGAAAAGATTGGCCCCAGTTACATCACCAAAGAGATTAAGCCGGAACATAATCCTTATTCATGGAACAACAATGCTAGTGTTATCTTCCTTGAGCAACCGGTTGGAGTAGGATTTTCTTACTCTTCTAAGAAAGTCGGTGATACTGCAACTGCTGCCAAAGATACATATGTGTTTTTGGAgcttttcttccaaaagtttcctCAGTTCCTGACCTCTAATCTGCACATTGCTGGGGAATCGTATGCTGGCCATTATTTGCCCAAGATTGCTTCTGAGATTGTGTCTCACGCAGACAAGACGTTTGACCTTTCAGGAGTCATGATCGGTAATGGTCTTACTGATCCTCTAATTCAGTATAAGTACTATCAGCCAATGGCCTGTGGAAAAGGTGGCTACAAGCAGGTCATTTCGGACGAGGAATGTGATGAATTGGATAGGGTCTATCCAAGATGTGAACGTTTAACGCGGGCATGTTATGAGTTCCAAAATTCAGTTACTTGTGTTCCGGCAACACTTTATTGCGACCAAAAGCTACTGAAGCCGTACACTGACACTGGCTTGAATGTCTATGATATTCGTACAATGTGCGATGAAGGGACTGATTTGTGTTACAAAGAACTGGAATACGTGGAGAAGTACATGAACCAGCCTGAAGTGCAGGAAGCCGTGGGCTCTGAAGTCAGTTCTTACAAAGGTTGTGACGATGATGTCTTCTTAAGATTTTTGTACTCTGGCGATGGATCTAAGCCTTTCCACCAGTATATCACGGATGTTCTCAATGCAAGTATTCCGGTTCTGATTTACGCAGGTGATAAAGATTATATCTGTAATTGGCTAGGAAACCAAGCTTGGGTCAATGAGCTAGAATGGAACTTGTCTGAGGAATTCCAGGCAACTCCGATTCGACCGTGGTTCACTTTGGACAATAACGATTATGCAGGAAACGTACAAACTTatggaaacttttcctttctaAGAGTATTTGATGCTGGTCACATGGTTCCTTACAATCAACCAGTCAACGCACTTGACATGGTTGTCAGATGGACACACGGTGATTTCTCATTTGGTTATTAA
- a CDS encoding Tryptophan synthase involved in tryptophan biosynthesis, which yields MSYNKPYLENYPDENGFFGKFGGSYVPPNIQEQMDIISREYQRIKNDPEYLETLDKIRNEYQGRPTPISHAKRLSDYLGGAQIYLKREDLNHMGAHKLNHCLAEALIAKQLGKKKIICETGAGQHGVGLATAAAFFGLDCDVYMGEIDMIKEAPNVSRMRILGAQVIPASHGLKSLKEAVDDAFTAYVSTADETMYCIGSVVGPHPFPAMVRDMQSVVGKEAKEQFASRPETGDLPDHVVACCGGGSNAAGIFSAFIDDESVKLYAVEPCGTGESTIGKHAASISYGSEGIMHGFNSIMLKDENNEPAPVHSIASGLDYPSVGPEHAFWSSIGRTEKSAGATDNEAVEAFFMLSKLEGIIPALESSHAIAYAIKLARTLPKDQTILVNLSGRGDKDLDYVIEKYPEMVDKKFV from the coding sequence ATGTCGTATAACAAACCATACCTTGAAAATTATCCTGACGAAAATGGGTTTTTCGGAAAGTTTGGAGGCTCTTACGTGCCCCCAAACATTCAGGAACAAATGGACATTATCTCCAGGGAATACCAGCGTATCAAGAACGATCCTGAGTATCTTGAAACATTGGACAAGATTAGAAATGAGTATCAGGGAAGACCTACTCCCATTTCTCATGCCAAGAGGCTTTCTGACTACCTGGGTGGGGCTCAAATCTActtgaagagagaagattTAAATCATATGGGTGCCCATAAGTTGAACCACTGTCTCGCTGAGGCCCTTATTGCCAAACAATtaggaaagaagaagatcatATGTGAGACTGGTGCTGGACAACACGGCGTTGGTCTAGCTACTGCCGCAGCATTTTTTGGGTTGGACTGTGATGTCTACATGGGAGAAATAGACATGATCAAAGAAGCTCCAAACGTGTCCCGAATGAGGATATTGGGTGCTCAGGTGATTCCTGCTTCGCACGGtctcaaatctttgaaggaagcTGTTGATGATGCTTTCACCGCTTACGTCTCTACTGCTGATGAAACCATGTACTGTATTGGATCTGTAGTTGGTCCACATCCTTTCCCCGCCATGGTCAGAGACATGCAAAGTGTAGTTGGTAAGGAGGCTAAGGAACAATTCGCTTCGAGACCAGAAACTGGTGATCTTCCAGACCATGTGGTTGCCTGTTGCGGTGGCGGTTCCAACGCTGCAGGTATCTTTTCGGCtttcattgatgatgaatctgTTAAGTTATATGCTGTTGAGCCTTGTGGAACTGGTGAGTCTACTATTGGTAAACATGCTGCATCAATCTCATATGGTTCTGAAGGTATAATGCATGGCTTCAACTCTATCATGCTTAAAGATGAGAATAACGAGCCTGCTCCAGTTCACTCCATTGCTTCTGGTTTGGATTACCCATCAGTTGGGCCAGAACACGCATTTTGGTCTTCTATCGGTCGTACCGAAAAGAGTGCTGGAGCTACTGACAATGAAGCTGTTGAAGCTTTCTTCATGCTGTCCAAATTAGAAGGTATCATTCCAGCCTTAGAGTCCAGTCATGCCATCGCTTATGCTATCAAGCTGGCCAGGACTCTACCAAAGGATCAAACCATTTTGGTCAATCTAAGTGGTAGAGGTGATAAGGACTTGGACTatgttattgaaaaataccCAGAGATGGTAGATAAGAAGTTTGTTTAA
- a CDS encoding Calpain-like cysteine protease has translation MDHAQRLLELSFYNQSLGKSVIAKKYRIESSRYLNEQLDKSLTRDNDLIGLCRIALDNKLTISDKIIWMSSQVEDNFFPPVFQGLKTYIDSDEIYQEKLLSVPADFEPIVEWKSCTELPNEWSNNGVDNLFQDSLDDCSFVASFLSCNNIGIPLMDKVIPHKNSFKYAVRLTFNGCERLVFIDSRLPLLRNTSKTLRVSSFSNKDLLWPSIIEKAFLKMCDDGYKFSGSNSAIANYALTGWIPEVIKTSSCTIADISRLHEDFRNGNVVLCLGTGNLTERECKQYGLIPNHDYAVTKLSFTNDSEYKFDIRNPWTKGQKAVTITDLSTFEVIYANRNPIMFSHMNQLSGICQSQVNEEFIDLILNHSQYTLGNDGNSTIDVILFFERHSLRKKISAESRIEIFQSEGERLISRRNKASKECVSNNTNFHFITIELKPLEKVTVVIDIGESSIRSHPFTLKAFANDSTITLNKALSRPGCFKQMDLELTPLNSGGNWDNYAYYKNPQLIVTLHGDSTDEAPFESAVFSKSDKTLFTYTVFWKSDDPDFPFITDASKNKLVSTDNKYKYRSCTRSRVVSCDKSYLFVLSSYEPDAIESFKVFFQCSHDFSIEWAETSLGLFTKEETFSWKDQLVKEFIIQVYNPSKLKVHAVNTNNKRRSKLNCSLSFQNTLISSLQDYTDNLYGCFISGNLEIPGKYLLQVHKNIISNEECLVEIGSSSSFELWEHH, from the coding sequence ATGGATCATGCCCAACGATTGCTAGAACTAAGTTTTTACAATCAAAGTCTGGGCAAATCAGTGATAGCAAAGAAATACAGAATAGAATCCTCTCGATATTTGAATGAACAACTGGACAAGTCCTTGACAAGAGATAATGATCTGATTGGATTATGCCGTATAGCATTAGACAACAAGTTGACCATATCAGATAAGATTATATGGATGAGCTCTCAAGTTGAAGACAACTTCTTTCCGCCAGTTTTTCAAGGCTTGAAGACGTATATTGATAGCGACGAGATTTATCAAGAGAAACTTTTAAGCGTACCAGCGGATTTTGAACCAATAGTTGAATGGAAGAGTTGCACAGAGTTGCCCAATGAATGGTCAAACAATGGTGTGGACAATTTATTTCAGGATTCTTTAGATGACTGTTCGTTTGTAGCTTCATTTCTATCCTGCAACAATATTGGTATCCCTCTCATGGATAAAGTCATTCCCCACAAAAACTCGTTCAAATATGCGGTTAGACTGACTTTCAATGGTTGCGAAAGGTTGGTGTTTATTGATAGCCGTTTGCCTTTGCTTAGGAATACTTCCAAGACTTTACGAGTGTCAAGTTTTTCTAACAAAGATCTCTTATGGCCTAGCATCATCGAAAAAGCTTTCCTGAAAATGTGTGATGATGGGTACAAGTTTTCAGGATCAAATTCAGCCATTGCAAACTATGCTTTGACTGGCTGGATCCCTGAAGTCATTAAAACTTCTTCATGTACAATAGCAGATATTAGCCGATTGCATGAGGATTTTCGGAACGGAAACGTAGTACTATGCTTGGGAACGGGCAATCTGACCGAGCGAGAATGCAAACAGTATGGATTGATCCCCAATCATGACTATGCTGTCACTAAACTATCATTTACGAATGATTCAGAATACAAGTTTGACATTCGTAATCCGTGGACTAAAGGGCAGAAAGCAGTGACAATTACAGATCTTTCAACCTTTGAAGTTATCTACGCAAACAGAAATCCTATAATGTTTTCGCACATGAACCAGCTAAGCGGTATCTGTCAAAGTCAGGTTAATGAAGAGTTCATAGATCTAATTCTTAACCATTCGCAGTATACCCTAGGCAATGACGGTAATTCTACAATTGATGtgattcttttctttgaaagacattcgttaagaaagaaaatcagTGCAGAGTCTCGTATTGAGATTTTCCAATCAGAAGGCGAAAGACTAATCTCCAGAAGAAATAAAGCAAGCAAGGAATGTGTTTCTAATAATACCAACTTTCATTTCATAACAATCGAACTGAAACCGTTAGAAAAGGTAACTGTGGTAATAGATATCGGCGAGTCTTCGATTCGAAGCCATCCATTTACTCTAAAGGCTTTTGCCAATGATTCAACTATAACTTTGAACAAAGCACTTTCTAGACCTGGTTGTTTCAAGCAAATGGACCTAGAGCTAACGCCCTTAAACTCTGGTGGGAATTGGGATAATTATGCTTATTACAAAAATCCACAACTCATAGTCACTCTTCACGGAGATTCAACGGATGAAGCTCCATTTGAATCTGCTGTTTTCAGCAAAAGTGATAAGACCCTATTTACGTATACAGTGTTTTGGAAAAGTGACGATCCAGACTTTCCTTTCATCACTGACGCAAGCAAGAACAAGCTCGTAAGCACAGACAATAAGTATAAATACAGATCATGTACAAGATCAAGAGTTGTTTCTTGCGACAAAAGCTATTTGTTCGTGCTGAGCTCCTACGAACCTGATGCAATTGagtctttcaaagtattttttcaatgttcCCACGATTTTTCTATAGAGTGGGCTGAGACGTCGCTTGGGCTTTTCACAAaggaagaaactttctcCTGGAAGGACCAATTAGTCAAGGAGTTCATTATTCAAGTCTATAAcccttcaaagttgaaagttCACGCAGTAAacaccaacaacaaacgCAGATCAAAACTAAATTGCTCTCTCTCATTCCAAAACACATTAATCAGCTCTTTGCAAGACTACACAGACAATCTCTATGGATGCTTTATTAGCGGGAACTTGGAGATTCCCGGCAAGTATCTATTACAAGTTCATAAAAACATTATATCTAACGAAGAATGTTTGGTCGAAATTGGATCTAGTTCGTCATTTGAGTTATGGGAACATCATTAA
- a CDS encoding Beta subunit of the CAAX farnesyltransferase (FTase) codes for MSNSKKKVDWYKTVLGSRRIVEEMVVKSETQSNQIDTLEIMLSSKGSGSQKVGTLTTEQQVKVEDDIRQIYESILDDGQLPTLETTQHRSFVKYFLETNLPAGFIALDASHTWMIFWLVNSFLLLGGKIDEDMSNRISENILSYLNEDGGFGGGAGLISHVVSSYAAVMALCLSNDHHVLDKIDRQKTYEWLLSLKLEDGSFCMYKGGEVDTRAVYCALVIASVLGILTPELVAGTAEWLGRCQTFEGGFGGVPGDEAHGGYSFCAVAALSILGPPQEIITRHCDLKNLVKWSVNRQFQLEGGMNGRTNKLVDGCYSHWVGGIFPFLELATQCDLLDRAALKNYILICCQEENGGLRDKPGKRPDFYHTNYVLCGLSLCQHKAKHDPALMTEKLGASAFAYRVERIKDPQEDPANFIEPLHPIFGIPMNTVLKNREL; via the coding sequence ATGtccaattccaagaaaaaagtgGATTGGTACAAGACTGTCTTGGGATCACGAAGAATAGTGGAAGAGATGGTGGTCAAGTCAGAAACACAGTCAAATCAGATCGACACTTTAGAGATAATGTTAAGCTCCAAAGGATCTGGATCCCAAAAAGTTGGGACTCTAACGACAGAACAGCAGGTTAAGGTTGAGGACGATATAAGACAAATATATGAATCAATTCTAGATGACGGCCAATTACCCACACTTGAAACAACTCAGCATCGCTCCTTTGTGAAATATTTTTTAGAAACGAACTTACCAGCTGGTTTTATAGCTTTGGATGCCTCTCACACTTGGATGATTTTCTGGTTAGTCAACTCCTTCCTGTTACTTGGCGGGAAGATCGACGAGGATATGTCGAACAGAATTTCAGAGAACATCCTTTCGTATTTGAATGAAGATGGAGGATTTGGTGGAGGGGCAGGGTTGATTTCTCATGTAGTCTCCAGTTACGCAGCGGTTATGGCCCTCTGCTTGTCAAATGATCACCATGTTTTGGACAAAATTGATAGACAGAAAACCTATGAATGGCTTCTCAGTTTGAAGCTCGAAGATGGCTCATTTTGCATGTATAAAGGAGGAGAGGTAGATACTAGAGCTGTGTATTGCGCTCTGGTAATTGCTAGTGTTCTGGGGATATTAACCCCAGAGCTGGTGGCTGGTACAGCTGAATGGTTAGGCAGATGCCAGACATTTGAAGGTGGGTTTGGTGGGGTCCCAGGAGATGAAGCACATGGAGGCTATTCATTCTGTGCTGTGGCTGCTTTAAGTATACTTGGCCCCCCTCAGGAAATAATCACTAGACATTGcgatttgaaaaatttggtaaAGTGGTCAGTTAACAGAcagtttcaattggagGGAGGCATGAATGGACGCACAAACAAATTGGTGGATGGATGCTATAGTCATTGGGTAGGAGGTATATTCCCCTTCTTAGAATTGGCTACCCAATGCGATTTACTTGACCGTGCTGCCCTGAAAAATTACATACTAATATGTtgtcaagaagaaaatggAGGACTAAGAGATAAACCAGGGAAAAGACCAGACTTCTATCACACCAATTACGTCTTATGTGGCCTATCGCTTTGTCAGCACAAGGCCAAACATGACCCTGCATTAATGACAGAAAAGTTAGGAGCCAGTGCATTTGCATATCGGGTGGAGAGAATTAAAGATCCCCAAGAAGATCCAGCCAACTTCATTGAGCCGTTGCATCCAATTTTTGGCATTCCGATGAATACTGTGCTGAAAAACAGAGAGTTATGA
- a CDS encoding Subunit of the heme-activated, glucose-repressed Hap2/3/4/5 CCAAT-binding complex has protein sequence MQEQEYYEEYEQNEENAAEDDQSEGQEEEEDEDDEFGAGSAFQNVGQGLTGRSKNMMMQYWQETINSIEHDDHDFKNHQLPLARIKKVMKTDEEVKMISAEAPILFAKGCDIFITELTMRAWIHAEENKRRTLQRSDIAAALKKSDMFDFLIDIVPRDEEKGKRTKGMQPPPHSTLPGAAQIPPNGPHEIEAMDDSNNYQTFLQDYQNDNGGTVPDQNLLDQQYHIQQQQQQQQQQQQQQQQQQSQQQSQQQSQSQRTQPEDPTQLQRMYNGF, from the coding sequence ATGCAAGAGCAGGAGTACTACGAAGAGTACGAGCAGAACGAGGAAAACGCTGCCGAGGATGACCAATCAGAAggacaagaagaagaagaggatgaagacgatgagTTCGGAGCCGGCAGTGCCTTCCAGAATGTAGGTCAAGGGCTGACAGGCCGATCCAAGAACATGATGATGCAATATTGGCAGGAAACCATCAACTCTATTGAACACGACGATCATGATTTTAAGAACCATCAGCTACCTTTGGCCAGAATCAAGAAAGTAATGaaaactgatgaagaggTGAAAATGATTAGTGCCGAAGCCCCTATTTTGTTTGCCAAGGGATGTGATATTTTCATCACAGAGCTAACAATGAGAGCGTGGATACACGCAGAAGAGAACAAAAGGCGAACTTTACAACGATCTGATATTGCCGCGGCCTTAAAGAAATCTGATATGTTCGATTTTCTGATTGATATTGTGCCTCGAGACGAAGAGAAAGGGAAACGTACCAAGGGAATGCAACCCCCTCCGCATTCGACGCTGCCTGGAGCTGCGCAAATACCTCCAAATGGGCCtcatgaaattgaagcCATGGATGATTCAAATAACTACCAGACTTTTCTACAGGATTATCAGAACGATAATGGAGGCACAGTGCCAGATCAGAATTTACTGGATCAACAATATCACAtccaacagcaacagcaacagcaacagcaacagcaacaacaacaacagcagcaacaatcTCAGCAACAATCCCAGCAGCAGTCTCAATCTCAGCGCACACAGCCAGAAGATCCTACTCAACTACAACGTATGTATAATGGGTTTTAA
- a CDS encoding Sorting nexin, whose amino-acid sequence MPSPFQSFQSNLSPSKHTQSFQELYGEPENFLEIEVINPITHGSGSSMYTDYEIVCRTNIPMFKFKESRVRRKYSDFDSFRKVLESQTNNVVIPKLPEKSFFNYHRFNDDFIEERRQGLQQFLKVIAGHPLLQTGSKALTSFVQDEHWNKSKFL is encoded by the exons ATGCCCAGTCCATTTCAGTCATTTCAATCAAACCTGTCTCCTTCTAAGCATACGCAGTCCTTTCAAGAGCTCTACGGCGAACCAGAgaactttcttgaaattgaagtaATAAACCCCATAACACACGGATCAGGTTCTAGCATGTACACGGACTATGAAATCGTTTGCAGA ACCAACATACCGATGTTTAAATTTAAGGAATCAAGGGTGCGGAGAAAATACTCAGATTTTGACTCGTTCAGAAAGGTACTAGAGTCCCAGACAAATAACGTCGTGATCCCTAAACTTCCTGAGAAATCGTTCTTCAACTACCATCGCTTCAATGATGACTTCATTGAGGAGCGCAGACAGGGTTTACAACAGTTCTTAAAGGTGATTGCCGGCCATCCACTTCTTCAAACGGGCTCTAAAGCTTTAACTTCATTTGTGCAGGATGAACATTGGAATAAATCTAAGTTCTTATAA
- a CDS encoding Carboxypeptidase Y inhibitor, function requires acetylation by the NatB N-terminal acetyltransferase: MLLGFQRFPKFHTLTRKSPINSIRSLRYKFQRPLLTPLFLSPIIKQSMNLVTISDSIRENLIKHEVIPDVIKDKSFVPKGLLIISYGSPDKEVVLGNTLKVEDAQSIPKITFTVNLNEEQEIASFFDEKFTLVVTDPDAPSRTDNKWSEFCHYVVSDLSLSTKSGTTDAEDQVNFTTDLKVDTIPESDSKTLVPYLGPGPPPKTGLHRYVFLLYKQKPGVSLEGPDPKNRPNWGTGIPGSGVSDWAAKNSLSLLAVNFFFAQNKDN, translated from the coding sequence ATGTTATTGggatttcaaagattcccAAAATTCCATACACTTACTAGAAAGAGTCCAATCAATTCCATCAGATCCCTCCGCTACAAGTTTCAACGACCTTTGCTTACCCCCCtatttctttctccaattaTTAAACAGAGCATGAACCTTGTCACCATTTCAGACTCAATCAGAGAAAACCTCATCAAACACGAGGTCATTCCGGATGTTATCAAGGACAAATCTTTTGTTCCTAAAGGTCTGTTGATCATTTCCTATGGAAGTCCAGATAAGGAAGTCGTATTGGGCAACACTCTTAAAGTTGAGGATGCTCAATCAATTCCTAAGATAACTTTCACCGTTAATCTCAATGAGGAACAGGAGATTGCTAGTTTCTTTGACGAAAAGTTCACTCTTGTTGTTACGGACCCTGACGCTCCATCTCGTACTGATAACAAGTGGTCCGAATTCTGTCATTATGTCGTCTCCGACTTGTCATTGAGTACAAAGTCCGGAACTACTGACGCTGAGGATCAGGTGAATTTTACTACCGACTTGAAGGTTGATACCATTCCAGAATCGGATTCTAAAACACTGGTTCCCTACCTCGGACCAGGTCCGCCTCCAAAGACAGGACTGCATCGTTATGTTTTCCTCTTATATAAGCAGAAACCTGGTGTTTCTCTAGAAGGCCCTGATCCAAAGAACAGACCCAATTGGGGTACAGGAATTCCGGGCTCTGGTGTCTCAGACTGGGCTGCCAAAAATTCCTTGAGTCTTCTTGCTGtgaactttttctttgccCAGAACAAGGACAATTAG